A single region of the Novosphingobium sp. genome encodes:
- a CDS encoding TonB-dependent receptor, with the protein MKKSAFTLTTAVCLVFTTQAHAQTAPADTDSKDEAAIVVVGSGETRSVSTLVPSNLDVLPPGTSVQKALNFLPGVMSQSIDALGLNEQSMSLQVRGFSTTHLGYALDGIPLGDGAYNNYNGLTINRALISDNLGRADLATGIAGLGIPSTSNLGGAVTYTSSDPLKHMGGAITQSFGSADALRTYVRLDTGEHNGFSAYLSGQYSRQNLFVNQAAGNTSTGKQFNGKLKYQFNGGVIRAFVDVSRTNQADDAYLSKDMLNRRGWDFGGMAPDWQGYLGRSYCVLKSSKCSGATAYDSEYTYTNGQILRNDELYYLTGDFNLSKALTLSLKAYHHHDKGAGNNFINSAYSTQGTADTSDDVPVQIRDTRYTINRSGGLGSLTWNVAFNRFQAGFWLEENTSSASRYIWSNVTGPSDLAQYLQGQPDSAQWVQSTDWKTRQFYLQDTMSLLNDTLTVDFGFKGTYSRSDAHALPGIAKTAPPASSQFATGSLVAQDYFLPQVGLRYKIAQGHEIYASYAENMAMYQGGFKLGPQSVTQSVWNAQGNTLKPEKSRSVEGGYRYVSRTLQVSLSGYYSKFDNRLLQYNPCATARQSEPGCGNSFHNAGSVTSKGMEIGALWKPLNWVSWYNSLSLNSTTYDQNLDWCSGASCVVKATAGKQQVDTPKTMVSSMLTVKQGGLSASLQGKYTGRRYYTYTNDQSFGGYFTLDLGLGYDFGHVGPLKGLKASLNVTNLTNKRYAANFDNSVFAPDDASGTVQVFHASAPRQVFGSLGITF; encoded by the coding sequence TTGAAAAAATCCGCTTTCACGCTGACGACTGCCGTCTGTCTTGTCTTCACCACCCAGGCCCATGCACAGACTGCTCCGGCGGACACGGACAGCAAGGATGAGGCAGCCATTGTCGTCGTGGGCAGCGGTGAAACCCGCTCGGTCTCGACGCTGGTGCCCTCGAACCTCGACGTGCTGCCGCCGGGCACCAGCGTGCAAAAGGCGCTGAACTTCCTGCCGGGCGTGATGTCGCAGTCGATCGACGCGCTGGGCCTGAACGAGCAGTCGATGTCGCTGCAGGTGCGCGGCTTTTCCACCACCCATCTGGGCTATGCGCTCGACGGCATTCCGCTGGGCGACGGCGCCTACAACAATTACAATGGCCTGACGATCAACCGCGCGCTGATCTCGGACAATCTGGGCCGCGCCGATCTGGCCACCGGCATCGCGGGGCTGGGCATCCCCTCGACCAGCAATCTGGGCGGCGCGGTGACCTATACCAGCAGCGATCCGCTCAAGCATATGGGCGGCGCCATCACTCAGAGCTTCGGCAGCGCCGATGCGCTGCGCACCTATGTCCGCCTCGACACCGGCGAGCATAATGGTTTCTCGGCCTATCTTTCGGGCCAGTACAGCCGCCAGAATCTGTTTGTGAACCAGGCGGCGGGCAACACCTCCACCGGCAAGCAGTTCAACGGCAAGCTCAAGTATCAGTTCAACGGCGGCGTGATCCGCGCCTTTGTCGATGTGTCGCGCACCAATCAGGCCGACGACGCCTATCTGTCGAAGGATATGCTGAACCGTCGCGGCTGGGATTTCGGCGGCATGGCGCCCGACTGGCAGGGCTATCTGGGCCGCTCCTATTGCGTGCTCAAGTCCAGCAAATGCAGCGGCGCGACCGCCTATGACAGCGAATACACCTACACCAACGGCCAGATCCTGCGCAACGACGAGCTGTACTACCTCACCGGCGACTTCAACCTGTCCAAGGCGCTGACGCTGAGCCTGAAGGCCTATCACCATCACGACAAGGGCGCGGGCAACAACTTCATCAACTCGGCCTATTCGACGCAGGGCACCGCCGACACCTCGGACGACGTGCCGGTGCAGATCCGCGACACGCGCTACACCATCAACCGCAGCGGCGGTCTGGGCAGCCTGACGTGGAATGTCGCCTTCAACCGCTTCCAGGCGGGCTTCTGGCTGGAAGAGAACACCAGCAGCGCCTCGCGCTACATCTGGAGCAATGTCACCGGCCCGAGCGATCTGGCGCAATACCTTCAGGGTCAGCCCGACAGCGCGCAATGGGTACAATCCACCGACTGGAAGACGCGCCAGTTCTATCTGCAGGACACGATGTCGCTGCTGAACGACACGCTGACCGTCGATTTCGGCTTCAAGGGCACCTATTCGCGCTCCGACGCGCATGCCCTGCCCGGCATCGCCAAGACCGCGCCGCCCGCCTCCAGCCAGTTCGCGACAGGTTCGCTGGTGGCGCAGGATTATTTCCTGCCGCAGGTCGGCCTGCGCTACAAGATTGCGCAGGGGCATGAGATCTACGCCAGCTATGCCGAGAACATGGCGATGTATCAGGGCGGCTTCAAGCTGGGGCCCCAGTCGGTGACGCAAAGTGTGTGGAACGCTCAGGGCAACACGCTGAAACCCGAAAAGTCGCGCAGCGTCGAGGGTGGCTACCGCTATGTCAGCCGCACGCTGCAGGTGTCGTTGAGCGGCTATTATTCGAAGTTCGACAACCGCCTGCTGCAGTACAACCCCTGCGCCACCGCGCGCCAGTCCGAGCCGGGCTGCGGCAACTCCTTCCACAATGCCGGCAGCGTGACGAGCAAGGGCATGGAAATCGGCGCCCTGTGGAAGCCGCTGAACTGGGTGAGCTGGTACAATTCGCTCTCGCTCAATTCCACGACCTATGACCAGAACCTCGACTGGTGCTCGGGCGCGAGCTGCGTGGTGAAGGCCACGGCGGGCAAGCAGCAGGTCGATACGCCCAAGACTATGGTCTCCAGCATGCTGACCGTGAAACAGGGCGGTCTGTCGGCCTCGCTGCAGGGCAAGTACACCGGTCGCCGCTACTACACCTACACCAACGACCAGAGCTTTGGCGGTTATTTCACGCTGGATCTGGGGCTGGGCTATGACTTCGGCCATGTCGGCCCGCTCAAAGGGCTGAAGGCCTCGCTCAACGTCACCAATCTGACCAACAAGCGCTATGCCGCCAATTTCGACAACAGCGTGTTTGCGCCCGACGATGCCTCGGGCACGGTCCAGGTGTTCCACGCTTCGGCGCCGCGCCAGGTCTTCGGCTCGCTCGGCATCACTTTCTAA
- a CDS encoding TonB-dependent receptor — protein sequence MKAACFLVIPATLLCSAESRAQSASGQADDIVVTAQKREQAAQDVGASVASLSGQSARERGIASIEDLERVVPGLTFARTTAGPPVLTLRGVGFYDSTLSASPAVSVYLDESPLALPSYLQVGVIDIQRVEVLEGPQGTLYGQNSTGGAINYIAAKPTSRLQEGGTLSFGRFDTLEAEGYVSGPLSPTLKARLALKTVQGGDWQRSYTRSDTNGATHQGAARAIVEWEPSPGVRMSLNVNGWIDRSDTQAVQLIKVACANAPTCVNALQTYPTAPANARAADWTPFYPGAHDMFFQTTLRSDIVLTPTVTLTTISGYQRFYQDKHLDEDGTALQALDFRQLGQVGSFNQEARLAGETGRWRWLAGGYAAWQKSDESFAGDVVSGSLAEPLPGAFTRFTTVGGAFEFHKRDLAAFGNVEYRAGERLTLIGGLRYTNTLQRFYGCQQSGSDPTLGETLAYLSAAARGALPTVDPVPQSGCIQIDAATLQQAATRDRLAEGNVSWRGNVNYKTDGGSLLYASLAKGFKSGSFPSLSVSSSLQFAPVSQESLLAYEVGVKAPIWGGIVRIEAAGFYYDYRNKQVRGRVADPVFGAVEALVNIPKSRVFGFQGSLRARPARGLDLGVSAVAVESKVQRFTGYDQNGVLTDFAGSPFPYSPRFQMIADATYEWSVGADLRSFLGVDLTHHSATSASLGNDPELRLRAYSTLDLRAGLRASDDSWSVIAWGRNVTNAYDWNNMYRFTDTLVRIAARPMTYGLTLTLRR from the coding sequence ATGAAAGCCGCATGTTTCCTGGTCATACCGGCCACGCTCCTGTGTTCGGCGGAAAGCCGGGCGCAGTCGGCCTCCGGCCAGGCCGACGACATCGTCGTCACCGCGCAGAAGCGGGAACAGGCCGCCCAGGACGTCGGCGCTTCCGTCGCGAGCCTTTCCGGCCAGTCGGCGCGGGAACGCGGCATCGCTTCGATCGAGGACCTCGAACGCGTCGTTCCGGGACTGACCTTCGCCCGGACGACCGCCGGCCCGCCGGTCCTCACCCTTCGCGGGGTAGGCTTCTACGACTCCACCTTGTCGGCCTCTCCGGCGGTCAGCGTCTATCTCGACGAGAGCCCGCTCGCGCTGCCGAGCTATCTGCAGGTCGGCGTCATCGACATCCAGCGGGTGGAGGTGCTCGAGGGACCGCAGGGAACGCTTTACGGGCAGAACTCCACCGGCGGCGCCATCAACTACATCGCGGCCAAGCCCACCAGCCGGTTGCAGGAAGGTGGCACCTTGAGCTTCGGCCGGTTCGACACCCTCGAAGCCGAGGGTTATGTCAGCGGGCCATTGAGCCCCACCCTGAAAGCGCGCCTCGCGCTCAAGACGGTTCAGGGCGGAGACTGGCAACGCAGCTACACAAGGTCCGACACCAACGGTGCCACCCACCAGGGCGCGGCGCGGGCGATCGTCGAGTGGGAGCCATCGCCGGGCGTCAGGATGAGCCTGAACGTCAACGGCTGGATCGACCGTTCCGACACCCAGGCGGTCCAGCTCATCAAGGTGGCCTGCGCCAACGCGCCGACATGCGTGAACGCGCTGCAGACCTATCCGACGGCACCCGCCAATGCGCGCGCGGCCGACTGGACGCCCTTCTATCCCGGCGCCCATGACATGTTCTTCCAGACGACGTTACGCAGCGACATCGTGCTGACCCCCACCGTGACCCTGACGACCATCAGCGGCTATCAGCGGTTTTATCAGGACAAGCACCTCGACGAGGACGGCACGGCGCTCCAGGCTCTCGATTTTCGTCAGTTGGGTCAGGTAGGATCGTTCAATCAGGAAGCTCGTCTGGCAGGCGAGACCGGCCGGTGGCGCTGGCTGGCAGGAGGCTATGCGGCTTGGCAGAAATCCGATGAGAGCTTCGCTGGCGACGTGGTGTCGGGTTCGCTTGCCGAGCCGCTGCCCGGCGCCTTCACGCGCTTCACCACCGTCGGCGGCGCGTTCGAGTTCCACAAGCGCGATCTAGCCGCATTCGGGAACGTGGAGTATCGTGCAGGAGAGCGTCTGACGCTAATCGGCGGGCTTCGCTACACCAACACTCTCCAGCGCTTCTACGGCTGCCAGCAGAGCGGCAGCGATCCTACGCTGGGCGAGACCCTCGCCTATCTCAGCGCCGCGGCGCGCGGCGCTCTGCCAACGGTCGACCCCGTCCCGCAAAGCGGCTGCATCCAGATCGACGCGGCGACGCTGCAGCAGGCGGCAACCCGTGACCGCCTGGCGGAGGGCAACGTCTCCTGGCGGGGCAACGTGAACTACAAGACGGATGGAGGCTCGCTTCTCTATGCGAGCCTCGCCAAGGGCTTCAAGTCCGGCAGCTTTCCCTCGCTCAGCGTGAGCAGCTCGCTGCAGTTCGCGCCTGTCAGCCAGGAATCGCTGCTGGCCTACGAGGTCGGCGTCAAGGCACCGATCTGGGGCGGGATCGTCCGGATCGAGGCGGCGGGCTTCTACTACGACTACCGCAACAAGCAGGTCCGGGGCCGGGTCGCCGATCCGGTGTTCGGTGCGGTCGAAGCCCTGGTCAACATCCCGAAGTCGCGCGTTTTCGGCTTCCAGGGCTCGCTTCGGGCGCGGCCTGCGCGAGGACTCGACCTCGGCGTGTCCGCCGTGGCCGTCGAAAGCAAGGTCCAGCGCTTTACAGGCTATGACCAGAACGGCGTGCTGACGGATTTCGCAGGATCCCCCTTCCCCTATTCGCCCCGCTTCCAGATGATCGCGGATGCGACCTACGAATGGTCGGTCGGGGCTGACCTTCGCAGTTTCTTGGGCGTCGATCTGACGCATCACAGCGCGACCAGCGCCAGCCTGGGCAACGATCCCGAACTGCGCCTGCGCGCCTACTCCACGCTCGATCTGCGTGCAGGACTGCGGGCGAGCGACGACAGCTGGTCGGTGATCGCATGGGGGCGCAACGTCACCAATGCCTACGACTGGAACAACATGTACCGGTTCACCGACACGCTGGTCCGGATCGCGGCACGCCCGATGACCTACGGCCTGACCCTGACCTTAAGGCGCTAG
- a CDS encoding tryptophan halogenase family protein, whose amino-acid sequence MTDTRHLVIVGGGTAGWMTAASLAQALPRGSWSITLVESPEIGIIGVGEGSFPTLRNTIARLGQGLPGGDERSFMRAARATFKQGVRFVGWAGQQTPGSQSDDYFHPFDLPRDNFDERLLPFWLDSGVDPRRPSWAGSISVQEAVIHAGRAPKRAQDADFTGPLNYAYHFDATSLAAWLRQMAQARGVQRIETTIASARLTPEGQIAAILPKDGSPEITGDFFIDCSGLSAMLIGDALGSPFVPVSDVLMNDRAVALQIPDAEPGQPIAPYTLATAHDAGWIWDIALPDRRGTGCVYSSAHMSDDEAEATIRRYAGPAGDKLSTRRLQFRTGYRAQQWIGNCAAVGLAAGFFEPLESTGIMLIEVAAHLLGQMLAVPSDPAVMAASARSFNRLMTARFGAITDFLKLHYCISRRRDTPYWRDNTDPSSWSDSLRDRIEQWRHRVPSRFDFVVDHESFLPPSWGYILNGMGFETQAGQGAIDADPTEAARVLSAVGALHRGAPQAIAALPDHRALIDQIHQPG is encoded by the coding sequence ATGACAGACACACGGCATCTGGTGATCGTGGGCGGCGGCACGGCAGGCTGGATGACGGCCGCCTCGCTGGCGCAGGCTCTGCCGCGCGGCAGTTGGTCGATCACTCTGGTGGAATCGCCCGAGATCGGCATCATCGGCGTGGGCGAGGGCAGCTTCCCGACCCTGCGCAACACCATTGCCCGGCTGGGGCAGGGCCTGCCCGGCGGGGATGAGCGCAGTTTCATGCGCGCCGCGCGTGCCACCTTCAAGCAGGGCGTGCGCTTTGTCGGCTGGGCGGGTCAGCAGACGCCGGGCTCGCAAAGCGACGATTACTTCCACCCCTTCGACCTGCCGCGCGACAATTTCGACGAGCGCCTGCTGCCCTTCTGGCTGGACAGCGGCGTCGATCCGCGTCGCCCGTCATGGGCCGGGTCGATCTCCGTGCAGGAGGCGGTGATCCACGCGGGCCGGGCGCCCAAGCGTGCGCAGGACGCGGATTTCACCGGCCCGCTCAACTATGCCTATCACTTCGATGCGACCTCGCTGGCGGCATGGCTGCGCCAGATGGCGCAGGCGCGCGGGGTGCAGCGCATCGAAACCACCATCGCCTCGGCCCGCCTGACGCCCGAGGGGCAGATCGCCGCGATCCTGCCCAAGGATGGCAGCCCGGAGATCACCGGGGATTTCTTCATCGACTGCTCGGGCCTGTCCGCCATGCTGATCGGCGATGCGCTGGGCTCGCCCTTCGTGCCGGTGAGCGACGTGCTGATGAATGACCGCGCCGTCGCCCTGCAGATCCCCGATGCCGAGCCCGGCCAACCCATCGCCCCCTACACGCTGGCGACTGCGCATGACGCGGGCTGGATCTGGGATATCGCTCTGCCCGACCGGCGCGGCACAGGCTGCGTCTATTCCAGCGCCCATATGTCCGACGACGAGGCCGAGGCAACGATCCGCCGCTATGCCGGGCCTGCGGGGGACAAACTCTCCACACGGCGCCTGCAGTTCCGCACCGGCTATCGCGCGCAGCAATGGATCGGCAATTGCGCCGCCGTGGGCCTTGCCGCCGGCTTCTTCGAGCCGCTGGAATCCACCGGCATCATGCTGATCGAGGTGGCCGCCCATCTGCTGGGCCAGATGCTGGCCGTGCCCTCCGATCCCGCCGTGATGGCGGCCAGCGCGCGCAGCTTCAACCGGCTGATGACCGCCCGTTTCGGCGCGATCACCGACTTCCTGAAGCTGCATTACTGCATCAGTCGCCGCCGCGACACGCCCTATTGGCGCGACAACACCGATCCGTCCTCATGGAGCGACAGTCTGCGCGACCGGATCGAGCAATGGCGCCACCGCGTCCCCTCACGCTTCGATTTCGTGGTGGACCATGAGAGCTTCCTCCCGCCGAGCTGGGGTTATATCCTCAATGGCATGGGGTTCGAGACGCAGGCCGGGCAGGGGGCCATCGATGCCGATCCGACCGAGGCCGCAAGGGTGCTCTCGGCGGTGGGGGCGCTGCATCGGGGGGCGCCTCAGGCCATTGCCGCTTTGCCCGATCACCGGGCGCTGATCGACCAGATCCATCAGCCGGGCTGA
- a CDS encoding TonB-dependent receptor, producing the protein MFVSKVAARRFFISTALAAGAIATPACAADEPDAADQSAASTIVVTASRGDMLGKALTASQGSITRAEVELRPIYRAGQLFEAVPGLVVTIHSGEGKAQQYLIRGYNLDHGTDFASFVDDMPVNRPTNAHGQGYSDLNFLMPQIVAGVDYTKGPYTPGIGDFGSVASAHTSLLNDLPAQVAVTVGTDGYQELFGGGTIHFKHGGKLLAAVGLGHYDGPWQPKQNFQKVNAALRYSQGSATDGFSLTGLYYKSRGRLITDQPERAIENGTISRFGTLDPSDHSLSERFSLSGHLDKSLGGGQLSVSLYAIHSTMTLWNNFTHYLLDPVNGDQEEQDERRTTLGGAASYSFRKDLGGISFETVVGLQARYDGAFVDRKHTLSRNTILPYCNAQDDDGNTTTFSAVNGNCTADHVRLLDLAPYVQETVRFTPWLRAVVGLREEYYHATDRSDMDGNHYAGQQWLAQPKVNLIVGPFAKTEIYASYGRGFHSNDARGVFGTVAAEGIQASGVATPLLASTTGFELGMRSNLIPRLQLQLAVFQQDFGSELSYNADTGQDEAGAPSRRQGIEVGGQYHPFKWLELNADLAFSKPRYHTNDLAAYGLEQPYIADAPNFIYSAGVLINGLGPISGGLQWRRLGTHSLNDGTKYPQDGGYSEWNMDVSYAAPHGWKLTVGVFNLFNSKDAASDYYYTSRLPGEPAEGITGFQTHPLEPRSARFTLAKTF; encoded by the coding sequence GTGTTCGTTTCGAAGGTGGCAGCAAGAAGGTTTTTTATATCGACTGCCCTCGCTGCCGGAGCGATCGCCACCCCCGCCTGCGCGGCAGATGAACCGGACGCCGCCGACCAGTCCGCTGCCTCCACCATTGTGGTCACCGCGTCACGCGGGGATATGCTGGGCAAGGCGCTGACGGCCAGTCAGGGTTCGATCACCCGCGCCGAGGTGGAGTTGCGCCCGATCTATCGCGCCGGGCAATTGTTCGAGGCGGTGCCGGGGCTGGTCGTCACCATCCATTCGGGCGAGGGCAAGGCGCAGCAATATCTGATCCGTGGCTACAACCTCGACCATGGCACCGATTTCGCCAGCTTTGTCGATGACATGCCGGTCAACAGGCCGACCAATGCCCATGGTCAGGGCTATTCCGACCTCAATTTCCTGATGCCTCAGATCGTGGCCGGGGTCGATTACACCAAGGGGCCCTATACGCCGGGCATCGGCGATTTCGGCTCGGTGGCTTCGGCGCATACCAGCCTGCTCAACGATCTGCCCGCTCAGGTGGCGGTGACCGTGGGCACCGATGGCTATCAGGAGCTGTTTGGCGGCGGCACCATCCATTTCAAACATGGCGGCAAGCTGCTGGCGGCGGTCGGTCTGGGCCATTATGACGGCCCCTGGCAGCCCAAGCAGAACTTCCAGAAGGTGAATGCCGCACTGCGCTATTCGCAAGGCAGCGCCACGGACGGTTTCAGCCTGACCGGCCTCTATTACAAGAGCCGCGGGCGCCTGATCACCGACCAGCCCGAACGCGCCATCGAGAATGGCACGATCAGCCGTTTCGGCACGCTGGACCCCAGCGATCACAGCCTGTCGGAGCGGTTCAGCCTCTCGGGCCATCTCGACAAGAGCCTTGGCGGCGGGCAGCTTTCGGTCAGCCTCTATGCCATTCACAGCACGATGACGCTGTGGAACAATTTCACCCATTATCTGCTCGATCCGGTCAATGGCGATCAGGAGGAGCAGGATGAGCGCCGCACCACCCTGGGCGGCGCGGCCAGCTACAGCTTCCGCAAGGATCTGGGCGGGATCAGCTTCGAGACGGTGGTGGGGCTTCAGGCGCGCTACGACGGCGCCTTTGTCGATCGCAAGCATACGCTCAGCCGCAACACCATTCTGCCTTACTGCAATGCTCAGGATGATGACGGCAACACCACCACCTTCAGTGCGGTGAACGGCAATTGCACCGCCGACCATGTGCGGCTGCTCGATCTGGCGCCCTATGTGCAGGAGACCGTGCGCTTCACGCCCTGGCTGCGCGCGGTCGTCGGCCTGCGCGAGGAATATTACCACGCCACCGACCGCAGCGACATGGACGGCAATCACTATGCCGGGCAGCAATGGCTGGCCCAGCCCAAGGTCAATCTGATTGTTGGGCCTTTCGCCAAAACCGAAATCTACGCCAGCTATGGCCGGGGTTTCCATTCCAATGATGCGCGCGGCGTGTTCGGCACGGTGGCGGCTGAAGGTATTCAGGCCAGCGGTGTGGCCACGCCGCTGCTCGCCTCGACCACCGGTTTCGAACTGGGGATGAGGAGCAATCTGATCCCCAGGCTGCAGTTGCAACTGGCGGTGTTCCAGCAGGATTTCGGTTCGGAACTCAGCTACAATGCCGACACCGGGCAGGATGAGGCCGGCGCCCCCAGCCGCCGTCAGGGCATCGAGGTGGGCGGGCAGTACCATCCCTTCAAATGGCTGGAGTTGAACGCGGATCTTGCCTTTTCCAAGCCGCGCTATCACACCAATGATCTGGCCGCTTATGGGCTGGAGCAGCCTTATATCGCCGATGCGCCCAATTTCATCTATTCGGCGGGCGTGCTGATCAACGGGCTGGGGCCGATTTCTGGTGGGTTGCAATGGCGGCGGCTGGGCACGCATTCGCTCAATGATGGCACGAAATATCCGCAGGACGGCGGCTACAGCGAGTGGAACATGGATGTGTCCTATGCCGCACCCCATGGCTGGAAGCTGACGGTGGGCGTCTTCAACCTGTTCAACAGCAAGGATGCGGCCTCGGATTATTACTACACCAGCCGTCTGCCGGGCGAACCGGCGGAGGGCATCACCGGCTTCCAGACCCATCCGCTGGAGCCACGCTCTGCCCGCTTCACGCTTGCAAAGACCTTTTGA
- a CDS encoding helix-turn-helix domain-containing protein — protein sequence MTIEPTPSPATHDSLDGQVALVLAAEGLGRSHVMEQLLRFLLARAQTGRAPKEIEIAEAVFARPAGEGDADSSVRVYVHRLRRKLDEFYAGPGKDQPMRLILPKGGYLLALEPLAMPEAEPEEPEPEPVIEPPLPPATPRRRVWWLAAALLAPLLTLALGWQIGRWQDDPGHLGGIQHSALWQPLFAHSRRAAIVVGDYYIFGENGPDGEVARLRREFDVNSPRDLDTFKAMDEAHRRDYIDLGLSYLPLGVGTAIRSVAPLLRFGPNGMGAVAVVPTSRMDVTLLKNNGIVYVGYLSGLGSLREAVFDHSRFAVGSSYDEIIDQRSGHHFMATSHLNNSDAEGEDYALISSFAGVDGNRIIVIAGTRDAALMQAADYVTRPETLAILEARIGKAQAFEALLGIHAMHNIGLEARLIEASPRSDPTWQKNDSEHFPDQLGNTAASAL from the coding sequence ATGACGATCGAACCCACCCCATCCCCTGCCACCCATGACAGTCTCGACGGCCAGGTCGCTCTGGTGCTCGCTGCCGAGGGGCTGGGGCGATCGCATGTGATGGAGCAATTGCTGCGCTTTCTGTTGGCCCGCGCCCAGACCGGACGCGCACCCAAGGAAATCGAGATCGCCGAGGCCGTCTTCGCCCGCCCGGCTGGTGAAGGCGATGCCGATTCCTCGGTGCGGGTCTATGTCCATCGCCTGCGCCGCAAGCTGGACGAGTTCTATGCCGGGCCGGGCAAGGACCAGCCCATGCGCCTGATCCTGCCGAAGGGCGGCTATCTGCTGGCGCTGGAACCGCTGGCCATGCCGGAAGCTGAACCAGAGGAACCCGAACCGGAGCCGGTCATCGAGCCGCCCCTGCCCCCCGCCACGCCGCGTCGCAGGGTGTGGTGGCTGGCGGCTGCCCTGCTCGCCCCGCTCCTGACCCTTGCGCTGGGCTGGCAGATCGGCCGGTGGCAGGATGATCCGGGCCATCTGGGGGGCATCCAGCACTCCGCCCTGTGGCAGCCGCTGTTTGCGCACAGCCGCCGGGCCGCCATCGTGGTGGGGGACTACTACATTTTCGGCGAAAACGGGCCGGATGGCGAGGTCGCCCGGCTGAGGCGCGAGTTCGATGTCAATTCCCCGCGCGATCTCGACACATTCAAGGCGATGGATGAGGCCCACCGCCGCGATTATATCGATCTCGGCCTCAGCTATCTGCCGCTGGGGGTGGGCACGGCGATCCGCTCGGTGGCGCCGCTGCTCCGCTTTGGCCCGAATGGCATGGGGGCGGTCGCGGTGGTGCCGACATCGCGGATGGATGTCACCCTGCTCAAGAACAATGGCATTGTTTATGTGGGCTATCTCAGTGGCCTGGGCAGCCTGCGCGAGGCGGTGTTCGACCATTCGCGCTTTGCCGTGGGCAGCAGCTATGACGAAATCATCGACCAGCGCAGCGGCCACCATTTCATGGCCACCAGCCATCTCAACAACAGCGATGCCGAGGGCGAGGATTATGCGCTGATCAGCTCCTTTGCCGGGGTCGATGGCAATCGTATCATCGTCATCGCGGGCACGCGCGACGCCGCCCTGATGCAGGCGGCGGACTATGTCACCCGCCCTGAAACGCTGGCCATTCTGGAGGCGCGGATCGGCAAGGCACAGGCCTTCGAGGCGCTGCTGGGCATCCATGCCATGCACAACATCGGCCTTGAGGCGCGACTGATCGAGGCCTCGCCCCGAAGCGATCCGACCTGGCAGAAGAACGACAGCGAGCATTTCCCCGATCAGTTGGGCAACACCGCCGCCAGCGCGCTTTAA